The sequence AAaaataacacctaaatgatTTCAAACATAAAAAGTTGAACAattaaatttgcataaaatatcattaattcttgaaaattttcatttcgaaaactaaattctgacaaagtgaatccaaatttaaaattttgcaaATCAAATGGTTgcatttgaaaaaaatatatttcagaTATCCATCAGCAAATTAGCGATACTGCAtgacatctatatataattaacgTAAAAATTTATAGAGTCAAATACTGCCGCCCAATAATATATGTTTTCTTtaaaaaacatcattttaagatgATAAAGCATGAAAATAACAACTCTAAACACCTGGAATATATAACACTCTGGAAATCAAGACCAGACCTCtgtaaagaaaaaagaaagtctttcaagaaagaaaaaatggCTTCTGCTACAACAAAAGAGGTAGAAAGAGAGATTCCGGCCATCATCCGTCTCTACAAAGACGGCTCCGTCGAACGCCTCGTAGGCTCGCCGTACCAGCCGCCGTCTCTCGACGAAGACCCACAATCAAAAGACATTACCATCTCTCAAAACCCAACCATCTCGGCTCGGCTCTTCCTCCCTAAATCCACTAAAAATTCTCCGATACTCCCAGAGCAATGCACGAAATTTCCGATCTTGGTCTACTTCCACGGCGGAGGTTTCTGCATAGAATCCGCCTTCTCTTTTCTCGGCCACCGTTACATCCAATCTTTAGCACTTGAAGCTCAAGTTCTTGCTGTGTCGATTGAGTATAGACTGGCGCCGGAGCATCCTCTTCCGGCAGCATATGAGGATAGCTGGGAAGCTCTTCAATGGGTTGCTTCTCACTCCGTTAAAAATGGAGGTGAGCCGTGGATTGAAGATTATGGAGATTTTGATCGGTTTTTCATCGGAGGAGATAGCTCCGGTGCTAATATTGTGCATAACATAGCCTTGAGAGCTGGTTCCGAGAAGTTGGGAGGTATGTAAAACATAAGGTTTTTCTGATTTTTGGTAAACATCGTTTACAGTGACAATTTCGTGTGAAAATTGTGTTATCTCGTATATATGTTtcatatggttttatatgttataaatgctagaaaaataAATTGCATATCAATCGTGTCGTGTCAGTTAGGCTGTCTCTGTAAATCGTGTTTTTGTGTCATAAAATGACACTCCTAACATCAATTTTATGTTTATAGTacaaaatgataattttgcCTCATATAACCGGCCAAAATATCAAATCGAATTCATAATTGAGTAATGGATCATTTGGTTCAACTAAGTAATTCGGCTAGATCGGATCGGATAACATAATAAATGGataaaaacatatattaattttatataattaatttgaaattatttttataaatcatattaaaaatatgaatataAGCCATCAACCctttttttaagtatttttaattagttattccTTTATCAAAAGTCAAAATCCTGATAACTTTAAAAcattgagagcttacctatgactaggGATGTTATGGGTTCGAAACGCATCCGGGTggggtggggatttttctttcttttttaatgtaagcgcattgtgcgtaaatttaaaaaaaaaaatactaataaaCATTTTCAGCATTGTAAAAATaccaattaaaagaaaaaaaaaattcagattGTATGTAATCATGTAGCACTAAAATGAAAATCTACATATCTAATCTAATCAAATCAAAGGTAATAAATCTCAAGAATCAGGAAGAGGAAATAATGGATGTACAGATTTGGCATCAAATACGGTGCGACAaaatgttttgaagctaatctTTAGTTTGCAaaaatctataatttttaatatatttccgTTCATTGATTCCCGAAATATTATTTCAGGTAAAGTTAGGATATCAGGTGCTTATTTGGGGCATCCATATTTTTTGGGATCAAACCCAGTTGGAAAAGAGAAGAGTGAAGATCATGACAAAAGTTTGTCTCGTTTGACGTGGGATTTTGTGTACCCTTCTGCACCATTTGGAGTCGATAATCCGATGATCAATCCAGCGAGTCCAACGGCGACAACTAGTCTGAATGGGCTTGGATGCTCAAGGGTGCTAGTTTATGTTGCCGGAAAGGATGAGCTAAGAGAAAGAGGAGTTTGGTATTTGGATTTGGTGAGAGAAAGCGGATGGAAAGGTGAAGTTGAAGAGTTGTTTgaagttgaagaagaagatcATTGTTTTCATGTGTTTAATCTACTCAATCCCAATTCTCAAATTATGATCAAACGTTTGGCTTCCTTTCTTAACAAGTAATTTGTTTCGAAAACAAGGATAAGTTATCGTTGTTGTTTAATGTTTACTTCTAgacaatatttaaaaaatttatgaacAAATATCGTATGTGTCTTTTTAATCGTCTACATTAATAATAAGTGATATATCTTTGTTGTTTGAAAAAAACGGGGATAAACTTGGGTGATTATAATGAGTAAGCTTGTTATAGTTATAAGCGTtacaaataaatttattaagGGAAAACATCTGTTATAATCGTACAATTTTTGTAATTCGTTAGAAACATCTAAGAAATAACCTGCACTATAACCTTTTATAACTTCATATGCATACTTCAcacataaaaatatgaaaacaaaGAGAAAAGCTTAAAGTaaaatgagaaaataaaaaacaaaacaaaagcttaaaaaatatatatttttttttttatagaaacatCAACTTGTATTAAAGATTGTGCTCAATGTCAATACAAGTAGACAGAAAAGACAAAAAATCTGAAACTAATATTTGAGGCCCGTTTAAATAGGATCCCCATTTTGCAAGTTCGTGAGCCGCAGCATTCCGCAAGCGTCCCTCATaaatgaagcacaagtcaatAAAATAACACGCCACAACGCGAATTGATCTTACAATCACATCCACATAACTCACATCTCTATCAGACAGAATTGCTTCAACAGCACCTTTACAATCCGAAGACACAATAACTTTCTCCACACCACATTGTCTGGCAAAACTCAATCCATTCAAAATAGCCAGCAGTTCCACATGAAAAACAGACCAGCAACGTCCCAACGGACACGCACCACTCATCACAACCGCCCCATTTGAATCCCGCACAATGAATCCCGTTGCACTAGAGTTATTCGAAACAGCAAAAGCAGCATCACAATTCAATTTAACAAACCCATGCACAGGAGGCTGCCAATTATTATCCCCAGATTTATCAGCAACATCACTTTTCgttaaattgatatttgaatttttttatcggGCTAAAGTTTTTATTTACGACTAGGAGATGACTAAAGTTTTTcgctttaaaaaaataaaagttgaaTCCTATGTTAAACATAgatgttatcaaaataagttttagttGAATCTCCGGAGCAAATAATAACACATCATATAGGAGAAGAGTTTATCTTCCTTGTAGGGTTAAACTGTAAGTTTTAATCCCTCACACTTTAACCCTCGAGTTATTTCCTACTTAGATCCACCTTGATTTGACTCGAATTTGGTGGAAATCGACAAAGAAATCTCTATTCTTTGTCATATGGCCTATTACATGTGCATCAACACCTCGGAGAGAATTGAATTCGGTTAGAAGAACAATACTAACTACATGTATTTCACTCACTGAGGATTTAGTTCAATGTACATTAGGGGCATTGCAGTATTTTGCATAATGCCCTTTAAGTTGGCGACTGAAACGCTTCACATGTGAGATGTTCACTTTCTTCCTATTCATGTGCCTCTTATTCCTTTTCTGTTCCACCTTCTTTGGTTCCTTACCATGctcttttccttttccattgAAACACTTACGCTTCTTGTTTTAAAAGTTAGAACTAGTCCAACTGGTTTTTAGATTATCTCTAGTAGTGTAGAAACCATTCAAATAGATTGCAGTAGAAGAACGAAACCAATATCGTATATTACCTGCCATGAATCAACAACGCCGATATTAATCGGGAGAAAACACAATGATCTATGAACTAAAAACAAACGTTTGAGAGAAGAGAGGGAGAGGCAACGCTGGCAGATATAGTGAGAGAGGTGAGAACAACTTTTTTTGCTTCTGAACCTTGTATGCAAACTTATTGAGGTTAAGTTAtacttaaatttatataaaatagcTCGATACAGTTAATCTAATAATTCATTTTAACTGTGTTCAACTCGTTTTAATGGATGGATTATTCCGCTCATACTGAATTTCCTTAtcgaaaataaaatttaagggcAAGATTGAAATAGGCTGAAAATTCATAGACACATTGCCAATTACACAAGGCTCCAActaaacattaaataaaaatttataaatcaaATTCATACTATATTATTTGTCACGAGAAGCATAGTTCGTagacatatatatttaatttaagaaCATTGgttgaaatttgtatttttattctcAAATTTATATATGGTATGGTTGTTAAATTTATAGTTGATttgtttatttatgtatttatttaaacGAGTAGTTTTGACACGTATAGCTTAACCTATTTTCTCTTATAAAAATATAACTAAAAATCATTGtactaaaattaattatatcactattgtattttttttcgaAAAGAATGCATTTAATAAGCCTCTATCGGGCAATCAATGTTAAGTACAGATTGCAAAAAAGACGgaacaacataaaaaaacatGGGACAAGAATAAGAATGAGAGGACTTCGCTAAAGAGTGAGCCACCCCGTTCGCTTGACACCTTGGGAAACAAACAGAATAATTTTTGTTAAGAAGAAGAGAGCGACAACAGGACACCAATGAACCAAACTCCGATACATCGTCAGTTTTGGAATTAATAGCATCGACCACAGATTTCGCATCTGACTCAAAAACCACCTGGCTAAATCCCTTATCAGTCACCCATTTCAAAGCCGAAAAGAGTGCCAACGCCTCACACTCTTGCACCGACGGTAGTCCAACCACAGTTGCGGTTCTTGCTGCAGCAAACCTTCCATCCTTGTCTCTTAAAACGGAGCCCATCCCAATCTGCATGGTGTCCCCAAAATATGCCGCATCCACATTACATTTTAAACCCGAGAACGGCTTCCGCCACTGGACTTCAGACAGACCCACTACTGCCCCCAAAACACCACACCTTGCAGCAGCTCTCGCCTTTCTTAAATCCCTCAGAACCTCGACAGCCACAGTAATAGCTTGGAATGAGCTATCCACTACATTCTGCCACAACTTTTTATTTCTGCTTCTCCATAAACTCCACAATATCATTAGGAATTTCTCCCCATTAATCCTGGATAAAACAGTCATAGCAGCAAAAATATAATCCAAGAAACTATCAGCCGCTTGCGCCAAAGGTTGCAAAAGCAACAATAAACCTGCATCCCGCCAAACACTAACAGCAAAAGGACATAAAATGAATAGGTGCCAAGCATCTTCAAGATCATTACCACATACAACACACCTATCCACCGGGATCAATAATCCTTTCCTCCACAAATTAAAACGCAATGGCAAACAATTTCTACCAAGACGCCAAACAAAAAATCTAACTTTGTACGGAATATTTGTCATCCAAATTTTATCCCAATCACCCATAACAATCAGATGATTATTCGGAGCCACCACATCCGTTGCTAATGCATAAGCACTCTTTACCGTATACAAACCCGACTTGCTTTCATTCCAAATTGGACTATCCGATGCAATTCCAACTCGAGGAGGGAGTTTCAGAATTTCTTTAACGTCTCTCTCCAAAAATAGCTCTCTTAACAACTCAACATCCCAATTAAAAGTTCCATGAATAAACAAATCACTAATCTTCAAATCTTCAAGTGCATTAATGATTGTCGTTTCCACCTTTAACTTTCCTTTATCATGAAGCCAAGCATCATTCCAAATATTAATGGATTTCCCATCTCCAAACTTCCAtctaaaaccttcatttagcAACAATTGAGAGCTCCAAAGactcctccaaacaaaactcgGGGAATTACCCAAACGAGCTTGAAGAAAATCCCCACCAGGGAAATGTTTTGCTTTGAAAATTCTACTTACAAGAGAATTTGGGTTTGACAACATATGCCATCCATGCTTCCCCAACATTGCCAAATTGAAAGCCGTGAAATCACGAAAACCGAGTCCTCCATTAGTCTTTGAAATACATAGTTTCTCCCAACTCAACCAGTTTAGACTACGTTCACCCTCCTTCTTCGAACCCCGCCAAAAAGAGTTGAGCATCCTTTGTAACTCATCAGCAGTAGaaataagaaaaaggaaaacattCATATAATAAACCGGAATAGCTTGAGCAGCCGCCTTAATGAGCACAGCCTTCCCCGCCTTTGACATTGTTTTACCCCTCCAAAGTTGTAATTTGTTCCACAATTTATCCTGAAGATGAGCAAAAATAACCCTTTTTTTCCTACCCACCAAAGAAGGAAGTCCCAAATAATGCCTCGTATCAATAGGCTTATTCACCCCAAGTAAAGCTGAAACAACCATATGAAGTTCAGAGGCAACATTGTTACTACACATAAAGCACGATTTTGAATAATTCACCTCCTGACCCGACGCCTCAGCATAATCTTCCAAAATTCTCTCCACAACCCTACACTCCCCAATTGATGCTCGAAAAAATAAGAGGGAATCATCTGCAAAAAGCAAATGAGTAATTGCCGGAGCCCCCCTCCCCAC comes from Euphorbia lathyris chromosome 8, ddEupLath1.1, whole genome shotgun sequence and encodes:
- the LOC136203313 gene encoding 2-hydroxyisoflavanone dehydratase-like → MASATTKEVEREIPAIIRLYKDGSVERLVGSPYQPPSLDEDPQSKDITISQNPTISARLFLPKSTKNSPILPEQCTKFPILVYFHGGGFCIESAFSFLGHRYIQSLALEAQVLAVSIEYRLAPEHPLPAAYEDSWEALQWVASHSVKNGGEPWIEDYGDFDRFFIGGDSSGANIVHNIALRAGSEKLGGKVRISGAYLGHPYFLGSNPVGKEKSEDHDKSLSRLTWDFVYPSAPFGVDNPMINPASPTATTSLNGLGCSRVLVYVAGKDELRERGVWYLDLVRESGWKGEVEELFEVEEEDHCFHVFNLLNPNSQIMIKRLASFLNK